Proteins encoded by one window of Halictus rubicundus isolate RS-2024b chromosome 18, iyHalRubi1_principal, whole genome shotgun sequence:
- the LOC143362848 gene encoding uncharacterized protein LOC143362848, protein MNFFGPYIPCPFDKSHRIIVGRLEKHLFKCRKNFPKDTKVSCPFDARHMLDQEEYEHHISTCPSSGNVKCYQQSLEVEKKVGIPIQATCNVQTNSLCDEDWSGGNVTYNPIAASEGKNVLRTVVGLSKAKKIQFKHYERERIAMLEKKNNNTIDDKSFTQKQPKLEEALRVPKKAAIAMSLDQTSDDKDGEDQVGDLLSKLKKVDLNKDSTLFEKNVSMTNNSCSQESSKENGANNISSENSFSLSSQESISKKKINMTRNDVKSCEKPKETDNKNNSIHQHLNKERNKHRNSRIAANFGDAKKISTGRGFTIAYQKIIKSEMSQAQGENTNLDYYSLYGYEDDKGDNHDSASQSK, encoded by the exons atgaattttttcgggCCGTATATTCCCTGCCCATTTGACAAATCTCATCGGATTATAGTTGGTAGATTAGAAAAGCATCTCTTCAAGTGCCGCAAAAACTTTCCAAAGGATACTAAAGTTTCATGTCCCTTTGATGCTAGACATATGTTAGATCAAGAAGAGTACGAG CATCACATATCAACGTGTCCCAGCAGTGGTAATGTAAAATGTTACCAGCAGTCATTAGAAGTAGAAAAAAAAGTTGGAATACCCATACAAGCGACATGCAACGTGCAAACTAATTCATTGTGTGATGAAGATTGGTCTGGG GGTAACGTAACGTACAATCCAATAGCTGCCTCCGAAGGTAAGAATGTGTTGCGGACTGTAGTAGGCTTATCAAAGGCTAAAAAGATACAATTTAAGCACTATGAGAGGGAAAGAATAGCTATGcttgaaaagaaaaacaataatACTATTGACGATAAGAGCTTCACACAAAAACAACCA AAATTAGAAGAAGCATTGCGAGTACCTAAAAAAGCTGCTATAGCAATGTCTTTGGATCAGACATCAGATGATAAAGATGGTGAAGACCAAGTGGGTGATCTGCTTTCCAAATTGAAGAAAGTTGACTTAAACAAGGATAGTACTTTATTTGAGAAAAATGTATCCATGACAAATAACAGTTGTTCGCAGGAAAGTTCAAAAGAAAATGGCGCCAATAATATTTCCAGCGAGAATAGTTTCTCGCTTAGCAGTCAGGAAAGCATCAGTAAGAAAAAGATAAATATGACCAGAAATGATGTTAAAAGTTGTGAGAAACCTAAAGAAACAGACAATAAAAACAATAGTATTCATCAACATTTGaacaaagagagaaataaacaTAGAAACTCAAGAATAGCTGCTAACTTTGGGGATGCAAAGAAAATTAGCACTGGAAGAGGATTTACCATTGCTTATCAGAAAATCATCAAATCTGAAATGTCTCAAGCACAAGGAGAAAATACAAATTTGGATTACTATAGCTTGTATGGCTATGAAGATGACAAAGGTGACAATCATGACAGTGCTTCACAATCAAAATAG
- the LOC143362943 gene encoding proteasome activator complex subunit 4A encodes MCENQEDTVDSSLKKKEIMDANNKPVKIHYQRELIYNKLLPYVDELESDSQALFAEIKGNLGRAIMLRELQPGCVVWVIRLFEYINIYGLKFSKEDHILLIKLLYELVTIPDQQSYIVNGCCLVLIELLKKKTLISPEELQLPWEPLYKLTRDVLLSAQTSLGMYRYSAGLANTLNILIHAVKIYFPLSTTQELLDELRPTLYPLNRAPMSTNMELLEWFLPVQISPEYHSIGHELWFNEFMSLWEVCNNAPKWENDMMCLMARLASANIGYINWEPHIPLMFTRFVKCLGLPVTYNKQRTCNYHKIDTCSMAIWIVSVLGHGSSAQMYFEKFLKTIDTYIHPANTGKWLARLKDLLMKLSNHFIKRLRRERYPSPTWETPIPDEYKLTDSDIDAFVKSMTPVAMTAMFCKSGFSNVSKILYHLAIVRPSLVIPDVLEKVSPVLGSLTTESYKLYTSLSYMQAIAGPMIEGSRNVNKGYTYPEGPTHVLPLLFLLLPGIDPSDTEKCFVIFRLISSYVAYIPIMDAPKPSTTMDEEETIIYETTSKFEDFVLQFLDRVFYFIDSTSLESVRLESSAGNGKSKSEEVVEPVLQDVCSILLTQSNDKIFECALHKLRTFVTERILETKVAGQLAALVCKIFARVNGQATVRSLLPLLSETILKISDESNDIVKEENLDNRLLYVMLLLSAIVETRGKYLLPYIDQLTTVLDRVLVLKSREGNNLAITLLGSILYSLSQVLPYQFKSTEPMRWGQLLSINSLKVEWYIPGKEEMTVLKKLFFKYLLPEISKIQKYCEDWKTLSRDELLTSLNIVCSIVQGCESVLPVWEEEPLDLMKSSLKSVPFKPTLGVREVIEMPDGSNVRRYIAKLMSDLQKVILKHAEDDTKSLQVLIEIWNKLLLGEVHDFDACEIIRRHFKVTKKFFKNALVGNKGLLKPLVLQCAVIQHETRVRLQYFNFTQTHKEIMLQLFTLSTSRYADVRLEAQSHLFLALRHFHYSYMFIVPEIIEILQKDVEEYHDAHKGALYILVSPSQESMIMKCNWQVLRSLWPALVLSKVSEKLSVVRLKETLVQTVNKCFPTIAISLEIPETCLTIASKLWTNEPRPSLPLPTENEIEQGLEAFKEIGKNNLACYIGLVDELLNALLEKNLHWRHRLMASYFIRNLVHPQQIYSPKVVRYFMGALVHDSLHERQIATRVAVYIFKQLKRKHPKVLIDPPASPEISESQDQPKKLVPGLRPDNAWLQYNYETRPLTPEQWDEPRFVHNAYTGYYTWPKKIEIYAPSSEQPCLDPNVRKLTEHEKEVDHFFNDPQNIEKLIRFFSLEEKRDKFNGLKFLVFKGVFRNHGIVHLKHFLPHLYKLVEDKQKSSKRCASEIIAGIIRGSKHWPFDMVCEMWDSLLPIIRLAISNLTVESHMDWGLCFANAQRHRDPNRHHWLLECLMEEPRLGDSETSVVECGRLLILQVALEEQSWRVSELLKRLLERTEDRLLASPFENVRGRLGSVLVTVFSMNFRFPNSSSNPWTPKIEDLINKILPRLQTLVTESALVYSKEEQSLSAPVANDSSADSEKNAEDREIAIRLFKIVCKWILITVLRSPGGVQPEFYKIYPIICQLENSDTDEAKLCTNTLAFLAQALTLPRDIPTVLDEVVKMSKHTSWWTRSTCLEFLQVLVFHNMGIFLSNTEWIDCVKDTVMSLLEDERVEVRKSAGQCLSGLLHCTFIPEQEKLLEEFKKKAKTKLYKKDQLNQHKEVAKKKLKVDVIRIRHAAVLGLCAFIQAHPYDIPDYVPSIFEFLSPFMNDPQPIPTTIRKTLDDFKRTHYDGWRGINGYAQHFTQEQLTILQDLTIPPPHYS; translated from the exons ATGTGTGAAAACCAAGAAGATACGGTCGACAGTAGtttgaagaagaaagaaatcatGGACGCAAATAATAAACCTGTTAAAATTCATTATCAAAGGgaacttatatataataaattgttGCCCTATGTGGACGAGTTGGAATCAGATTCACAAGCACTTTTCGCCGAGATCAAAGGAAATTTGGGTCGAGCTATTATGCTCCGTGAATTGCAACCTGGTTGTGTTGTTTGGGTCATCAGGTTGTTCGA gtacataaatatatatggCTTAAAGTTCAGTAAAGAAGACCATATtcttctaataaaattattgtatGAACTAGTTACAATTCCGGATCAACAATCATATATAGTGAATGGTTGTTGCTTGGTATTAATAGAATTATTAAA GAAAAAAACATTAATATCTCCAGAAGAGTTACAACTACCATGGGAACCTCTTTACAAATTAACTCGTGATGTTCTATTGAGTGCACAGACTTCATTGGGAATGTATCGTTACTCTGCTGGCTTAGCAAATACATTAAATATACTTATACAtgctgtaaaaatttattttcct TTGAGCACGACGCAGGAGTTATTAGATGAATTGAGACCAACACTTTACCCTCTTAATCGTGCACCGATGTCTACGAATATGGAACTATTAGAATGGTTCTTACCTGTGCAAATATCTCCTGAATATCATTCGATTGGACATGAATTGTGGTTCAATGAATTCATGTCTTTGTGGGAAGTGTGTAATAATGCACCGAAATGGGAAAATGATATGATGTGCTTAATGGCAAGATTGGCTTCTGCTAACATTGGATATATAAACTGGGAACCACATATTCCATTAATGTTCACTAGATTTGTGAAATGTCTGGGATTACCAGTAACATATAACAAACAACGAACATGCAACTATCACAAAATAGATACATGCTCTATGGCTATATGGATAGTATCAGTATTG GGACATGGTTCAAGCGCACAAatgtattttgaaaaattcttgaaaactatagatacatacatacatccaGCTAACACTGGTAAATGGCTGGCGAGGTTAAAGGATCTTCTTATGAAACTTTCAAATCACTTTATTAAACGTTTGCGCAG AGAACGCTATCCTTCGCCAACATGGGAAACACCTATACCAGACGAGTACAAGTTGACTGATAGCGATATCGATGCGTTCGTCAAAAGCATGACGCCGGTAGCTATGACGGCTATGTTCTGCAAATCAGGTTTTAGCAATGTCTCCAAAATATTGTATCACCTCGCTATTGTGAGACCCAGCTTAGTCATTCCAGATGTGTTAGAGAAAGTGTCTCCTGTATTAGGCTCTCTTACAACAGAGTCGTACAAATTGTACACTTCGTTAAGCTACATGCAAGCTATAGCTGGACCAATGATTGAAGGATCTAGGAATGTTAACAAAG GATACACGTATCCTGAAGGACCAACACACGTTCTACCATTATTATTTTTGCTTTTGCCTGGCATCGATCCAAGTGACACAGAAAAATGCTTTGTAATTTTTCGACTAATATCATCTTATGTTGCTTATATACCTATTATGGATGCTCCTAAACCATCCACAACTATGGATGAAGAGGAGACAATCATTTATGAGACAACCTCCAAATTCGAAGATTTTGTTTTACAATTTCTGGACAGAGTGTTCTACTTCATTGATTCTACCTCTTTGGAATCAGTTCGATTGGAGAGTAGTGCCGGTAATGGCAAAAGCAAGTCGGAGGAAGTTGTTGAACCTGTGCTCCAGGATGtttgttcaattttattaacCCAGTCTAACGATAAAATTTTCGAGTGCGCTCTGCATAAACTACGTACATTCGTGACCGAACGGATTCTTGAGACCAAAGTCGCTGGGCAATTGGCCGCGTTAGTATGTAAAATATTCGCCCGTGTCAACGGGCAAGCAACTGTACGTTCGTTGCTACCTCTACTTTCGGAAACTATTCTAAAGATCTCGGACGAAAGTAATGACATCGTTAAAGAAGAGAATTTGGATAATCGCCTTTTGTACGTCATGCTGCTGTTATCTGCTATCGTGGAAACACGCGGGAAATACTTGCTGCCGTATATAGATCAATTGACTACCGTTCTTGATCGAGTGCTAGTTTTGAAGTCAAGAGAAGGAAATAACTTAGCTATTACGTTGTTAGGATCTATTTTGTATTCGTTGTCTCAAGTTTTACCATATCAATTCAAGTCCACTGAACCTATGCGTTGGGGTCAGTTACTGAGTATCAATTCTTTGAAAGTAGAATGGTACATTCCCGGAAAAGAAGAAATGACTgtactaaaaaaattattctttaaGTATTTATTGCCAGAAATAAGTAAAATACAGAAATATTGTGAAGACTGGAAAACATTATCAAG GGATGAACTGCTGACTAGTTTGAACATTGTGTGCAGTATTGTTCAAGGTTGTGAATCCGTATTACCGGTGTGGGAGGAGGAACCATTAGATTTAATGAAATCCTCTTTAAAGTCAGTGCCTTTTAAGCCAACGCTTGGCGTGCGTGAAGTAATAGAAATGCCAGATGGCAGCAACGTAAGACGCTATATCGCAAAACTCATGAGTGATTTACAGAAAGTAATACTGAAGCATGCAGAAGATGATACGAAAAGTTTACAGGTTTTGATAGAG ATTTGGAATAAACTTTTATTAGGGGAGGTTCATGACTTCGACGCCTGTGAAATCATACGCAGGCATTTTAAAGTCacgaaaaaattctttaaaaatgcaTTAGTAGGAAACAAAGGATTGTTAAAGCCGCTTGTATTGCAATGCGCCGTTATCCAACACGAGACGCGTGTACGTTTGCAATATTTCAACTTTACACAAACTCATAAAGAGATTATGCTTCAACTTTTTACATTATCCACCAGCAGATACGCTGATGTGCGATTGGAAGCACAGAGTCATCTATTTCTTGCTCTACGACATTTCCATTATTCTTACATGTTCATCGTACcggaaataattgaaatattacAGAAGGATGTAGAGGAGTATCATGACGCGCATAAG GGTGCTCTGTATATTTTGGTGAGCCCTTCGCAAGAGTCTATGATAATGAAGTGCAATTGGCAAGTCCTGAGATCTCTATGGCCGGCTTTAGTGTTGTCTAAAGTATCTGAAAAACTCTCTGTGGTTCGACTGAAAGAAACTTTAGTTCAAACTGTGAATAAATGTTTTCCGACGATTGCTATTTCACTCGAGATACCGGAAACCTGTTTAACAATCGCATCCAAATTATGGACAAATGAACCGCGACCGAGTCTTCCTCTACCAACTGAGAACGAAATAGAACAAGGTTTGGAAGCGTTTAAAGAGATCGGAAAAAATAATTTAGCCTGTTACATTGGCTTGGTGGACGAACTGTTAAACGCTCTTCTCGAAAAGAATTTGCACTGGAGGCATCGATTGATGGCGTCGTATTTCATCCGGAATTTAGTCCAccctcaacaaatttattcgcCAAAAGTTGTTCGTTATTTTATGGGAGCGTTGGTACACGATTCTTTGCATGAAAGACAAATCGCTACTAGAGTTGCCgtgtatatttttaaacaattgaaaCGGAAGCATCCAAAA GTACTTATTGATCCTCCTGCTTCGCCAGAGATAAGCGAATCGCAAGATCAGCCTAAGAAACTGGTTCCAGGACTAAGACCAGACAACGCTTGGCTACAATATAATTACGAAACTCGTCCGCTGACCCCAGAACAATGGGATGAACCCAGATTTGTTCACAATGCGTATACTGGGTATTATACGTGGCCAAAAAAGATAGAAATATACGCACCGTCGTCCGAACAACCGTGTTTAGATCCGAATGTACGAAAGTTAACCGAGCACGAGAAAGAAGTAGATCACTTTTTCAATGACCCACAAAATATAGAGAAACTAATCAGGTTCTTCAGTCTCGAGGAGAAACGGGACAAATTTAACGGTCttaaatttttggttttcaaaGGTGTCTTTCGGAACCATGGAATAGTGCACCTGAAACACTTTTTGCCACATTTGTATAAGCTGGTTGAAGACAAACAGAAAAGTAGTAAAAGATGCGCGTCTGAGATAATCGCTGGAATTATTCGAGGCTCCAAGCATTGGCCGTTCGACATGGTTTGCGAAATGTGGGACAGTCTGTTACCAATTATAAGACTCGCGATATCTAATTTAACGGTCGAGTCTCACATGGATTGGGGACTGTGCTTTGCAAACGCACAGCGACACAGAGATCCAAATAGACACCATTGGTTACTGGAATGTTTAATGGAAGAACCACGTCTCGGTGATTCAGAGACGTCCGTTGTCGAATGCGGACGTTTGCTTATTTTGCAAGTGGCGCTCGAAGAACAATCGTGGCGAGTTTCAGAGTTATTGAAACGTCTGCTAGAGCGTACAGAAGACAGGCTATTGGCAAGTCCATTCGAGAATGTGAGAGGAAGATTGGGTTCCGTTTTGGTAACCGTGTTCAGCATGAACTTCAGGTTTCCTAATTCCTCAAGCAATCCGTGGACACCGAAAatagaggatttaataaataaaatactaccGAGATTGCAAACTCTTGTCACTGAAAGTGCCTTAGTATACAGTAAGGAAGAACAGTCTTTATCCGCTCCAGTAGCAAACGACTCCTCCGCAGACTCGGAGAAAAACGCAGAGGACCGTGAGATCGCGATTCGATTATTCAAGATAGTTTGCAAATGGATCTTAATCACCGTTCTCCGTTCTCCGGGTGGTGTACAGCCGGAATTCTATAAaatatatcctattatatgtcAACTGGAAAATTCCGACACAGATGAGGCTAAATTGTGTACGAATACTTTAGCATTTCTTGCTCAGGCGCTCACACTACCGCGCGATATTCCAACGGTCTTGGACGAAGTAGTGAAGATGTCGAAACACACGTCGTGGTGGACAAGGTCCACTTGTTTAGAATTCCTCCAAGTCTTGGTATTTCATAATATGGGCATATTCTTAAGCAACACCGAGTGGATCGATTGCGTTAAGGATACAGTTATGTCTTTGTTGGAAGACGAACGCGTTGAAGTGAGAAAAAGCGCTGGTCAGTGTCTCAGTGGATTGTTGCATTGTACATTTATACCAgaacaagaaaaattattg GAGGAGTTTAAGAAAAAAGCGAAAACCAAATTGTATAAGAAAGATCAATTAAATCAACACAAGGAGGTAGCAAAGAAGAAATTAAAAGTTGATGTTATAAGAATTCGTCATGCGGCTGTGCTAGGGCTATGTGCATTCATTCAAGCTCATCCTTACGATATTCCTGACTATGTTCCGTCAATTTTTGAATTTCTCAGTCCTTTCATGAATGACCCACAACCTATACCG ACAACGATTAGGAAAACACTGGATGATTTTAAGAGGACGCATTATGATGGGTGGAGAGGTATAAATGGGTATGCACAACATTTCACGCAAGAACAGTTAACTATATTGCAAGATTTGACGATACCTCCACCCCATTATTCTTAA
- the LOC143362944 gene encoding flavin reductase (NADPH), protein MNRIVIFGGTGNTGLCALNDAVKKGLKVRAFVRDENKIPTNLKDKIETVVGDVTNAEQVSSAIADRDGVVVVLGTRNDLSPTTVLSQGMKNILDAMKTHNVKAVSVCLSAFLFYKPEAVPAIFKDLNADHQRMFDLLKASELKWIAVLPPHIADAPSSKYVVKYDESPGRAISKHDLGAFLVESLQQPEHYQKVCGIATVS, encoded by the exons ATGAACCGAATAGTAATATTTGGAGGGACTGGAAATACAGGATTATGCGCTTTAAACGATGCTGTAAAAAAGG gCTTAAAGGTAAGAGCATTCGTAAGAGATGAAAACAAAATTCCAACAAACTTGAAAGACAAAATAGAAACAGTTGTTGGGGATGTTACTAATGCTGAACAAGTATCGAGTGCTATCGCTGACAGAGATGGGGTGGTTGTTGTTCTTGGTACAAGAAATGACTTGA GTCCAACCACTGTGTTATCTCAGGGTATGAAAAATATACTAGATGCTATGAAAACACATAATGTAAAAGCAGTATCTGTTTGTCTGTCTG CATTCTTATTTTATAAACCTGAAGCAGTGCCTGCTATATTCAAAGATTTAAATGCAGATCATCAACGCATGTTTGACTTACTTAAAGCAAGCGAATTAAAGTGGATTGCTGTATTACCTCCACATATTGCTG ATGCACCAAGTTCAAAGTATGTAGTCAAGTACGACGAATCTCCAGGTCGTGCTATTTCTAAACATGATTTAGGTGCATTTCTTGTTGAAAGCCTTCAGCAGCCAGAACATTATCAGAAAGTTTGTGGCATTGCAACTGTTTCATAA
- the Naa80 gene encoding N-alpha-acetyltransferase 80, with the protein MATSDKEYSIVPLHRRPELTKECCELLNSEWPRSETARLESLTVSCDKFPTCLILINKENRVLGHCKISLISKLRHSCFIQSVIIDYQCRSQGLGSKLLRGAEEYVKKRGFKNIYLTTKGQEVFYLKNGYKTCDPFKAYGINDVVYSTAAFTKSKLKEKSMQFSGPPPPPMPNFRMPKFYDFNAIAHRTHMVKTL; encoded by the exons ATGGCAACGAGTGATAAGGAATATTCTATAGTACCTCTTCATAGGCGACCAGAATTAACTAAAGAGTGTTGCGAACTACTTAATTCTGAATGGCCACGAAGCGAGACTGCACG gTTAGAATCTTTAACTGTTTCATGCGACAAATTTCCCACGTGTCTTATCCTTATTAACAAGGAGAACAGAGTCCTCGGTCACTGTAAGATATCCTTAATATCAAAATTACGCCATAGTTGTTTCATACAATCAG TTATAATCGACTACCAATGTAGATCCCAAGGGCTTGGATCTAAATTGCTTCGTGGTGCAGAAGAATATGTTAAAAAAAgaggatttaaaaatatatatttaacaaCCAAAGGTCAAGAAGTTTTCTATCTTAAAAATGGCTATAAAACCTGCGATCCATTCAAAGCCTATGGAATTAATGATGTTGTATATTCTACTGCAGCATTTACAAAATCAAAACTTAAAGAGAAATCTATGCAATTTTCTGGCCCACCACCTCCACCAATGCCAAATTTTCGGATGCCAAAGTTCTATGATTTTAATGCAATTGCTCATAGAACGCACATGGTAAAAAcattataa